The Cytobacillus oceanisediminis genomic interval CACCTCCTACCAAACACCTTTACCTGTAAATCGTTTTGAGATAAAGTGTGTACTCAAAATTAAGATAACCCCAATTACACCTTTGAAAAGGCTCGCTGCCGTTGCATAAGCATATTGGCCGTTTAAGAGACCGATTCGATATACATAAGTGTCTAAAATGTCGATTACGCTGATGACAGAAGTGTTCATCATATTAAAGACCTGGTCAAAACCGGCATTCATGAAGAATCCCAGATTTAGAATAAAGACTGTCATGATTGTTGAAGTTAAAGACGGCAGCGTGATGTATCTCATTTGCTGTATTTTAGATGCCCCGTCAATTTTGGCTGCTTCATAGAGAGAAGGACTTATTTTTAGAATGGCTGCCAAGTAAATAATGGAATCCCATCCCGCACTGCGCCATATTTCCTGGAACACCAATACCCAGCGGATATGGTCCTTACTTGTCATGAAATCAAGTGAAGGCATATTGAAAAAGCTGCGAATCACGTTGACTCCGCCATCTTCCGGATTCAGCAATGCGATCCAGATTCCCGCAATAACGACCCATGATAAAAAGTGAGGAAGGTAAACAATTGACTGTACATATTTTCTAAACTTCCCGACTCTTACTTCATTGATCAATAATGATAAAATAATCGGAATTGGAAAGAAGAATACAATCTTCATCACACTAATAATTATGGTATTTTTTAAAACATCCAGAAAGGCTGGGGAGCTAAATAGAACCTTAAAATGCTTCCATCCGACCCAAACATTATCACCGATAATCCGGTAATCCTGAAATGCCAGCTTCATTCCGATTAATGGAACGACGTGGAAGATCGAAAAATAAAGGAGGGCTGGAAAAAGCATAAGATAGAGGACCCAGCTTGATTTAATTTGCTTCAGTATGCCCTTTTTCATCTTTATACTCCTTTTCCTTTACAAATTGAGTCACATCATTTCGCTTGGGCATTCCCGTTTGAGCACCCTTTTTAGTGACCGATAAACCAGCAGCTATGTTGCCAAAACGTATGCTGTCTTCAAGGCAGTTCCCTTCTGCAATGGCAACTGCGAAAGCTCCTGAAAAGGTATCTCCAGCTCCAGTTGTATCAACCGGAATCACCTTAATGGAAGGAACTAATTTGATCTCTGTTCCATCAAAGAAACGAACCCCCTCTGAACCGCACGTAATGATTAATTTATTTGGATGCTTTTCAAGCAGCTCTTCCATTGAATCATTCGTGTTAAACACTAATTTGTACTCGTGTTCATTCGGTGTGACATAGGTCACCTTGTTAATCAGCTCTTGACTGAGTGTTTGTGCCGGCGCCGGGTTGATAATAATCGTTTTTCCTTGTTCATAAAGGAGCGGAACCAGATACTCAATCATGTCTAACGGTGTCTCGAGCTGAAATACAATCACATCGTAGTTCAGAAGCTCTGATGCAGCGTTTTTTACATAGTCAACGTTGGTATGTGTATTTGCACCAGGTACCACAATGATGCGATTTTCACTTTGACAAAGCTCAATAAACGCTGCTCCTGTAGGCAATCCTTTT includes:
- the rbsK gene encoding ribokinase, whose translation is MQRIAVVGSINMDYFIESEVLPKLGETVLGENFFLSIGGKGANQAVAAARLGGDVSLFGSVGDDENSDMIIKKLEKENINLVNLQSVKGLPTGAAFIELCQSENRIIVVPGANTHTNVDYVKNAASELLNYDVIVFQLETPLDMIEYLVPLLYEQGKTIIINPAPAQTLSQELINKVTYVTPNEHEYKLVFNTNDSMEELLEKHPNKLIITCGSEGVRFFDGTEIKLVPSIKVIPVDTTGAGDTFSGAFAVAIAEGNCLEDSIRFGNIAAGLSVTKKGAQTGMPKRNDVTQFVKEKEYKDEKGHTEAN
- a CDS encoding ABC transporter permease, with translation MKKGILKQIKSSWVLYLMLFPALLYFSIFHVVPLIGMKLAFQDYRIIGDNVWVGWKHFKVLFSSPAFLDVLKNTIIISVMKIVFFFPIPIILSLLINEVRVGKFRKYVQSIVYLPHFLSWVVIAGIWIALLNPEDGGVNVIRSFFNMPSLDFMTSKDHIRWVLVFQEIWRSAGWDSIIYLAAILKISPSLYEAAKIDGASKIQQMRYITLPSLTSTIMTVFILNLGFFMNAGFDQVFNMMNTSVISVIDILDTYVYRIGLLNGQYAYATAASLFKGVIGVILILSTHFISKRFTGKGVW